In the genome of Flexistipes sinusarabici DSM 4947, one region contains:
- the miaB gene encoding tRNA (N6-isopentenyl adenosine(37)-C2)-methylthiotransferase MiaB has translation MGKVYLKTFGCQMNEYDSQRILSVFRNYGFIPSEIPETADFAMLNTCSVREKPQHKVSSEIGRLKKIKLKNPEFKIGVCGCVAQQEGENILSDFPYVDFVIGTEAVNRLDVIIDAVLNGERVADVEMKSENISIPAFRREASPSAYVTIMKGCNNYCSYCIVPYVRGSEVSRKSTEIIDEIKFLIDSGVKEVTLLGQNVNSYGKNLDENINFPKLLYMIDKIEGLKRLRFVTSHPKDFSREVIFAMRDIDKICEFLHLPLQSGSDRILRNMNRKYDYISYAEKISLAKEEIPGLSLSSDFIVGFPGETEKDFEDTISAIKEIEYESLFAFKYSPRPGTKAEKLDDTVDDKVKSERLEKLLNVQSAVTDKLLNNYIDKDAEVLIEGKSKKDEKIYSGRNRQNRIVNFESDKALSPGDIVNVRITDAKRNSLFGVNKECMTTLKN, from the coding sequence ATGGGAAAAGTTTATTTAAAAACATTCGGCTGCCAGATGAACGAATACGATTCTCAGAGGATTCTGTCCGTTTTCAGGAACTACGGCTTCATTCCATCCGAAATTCCAGAAACAGCTGATTTTGCAATGCTTAACACCTGCAGTGTACGAGAAAAACCGCAGCACAAGGTTTCGAGTGAAATCGGCAGACTGAAAAAAATAAAACTTAAGAATCCAGAATTTAAAATAGGTGTTTGCGGGTGTGTTGCTCAGCAGGAAGGCGAAAACATCCTTTCGGACTTTCCGTACGTGGATTTTGTAATAGGAACAGAAGCTGTCAACAGACTCGACGTTATTATAGATGCCGTTCTGAATGGCGAACGAGTAGCCGATGTGGAAATGAAAAGCGAAAATATAAGTATACCGGCATTTAGACGAGAAGCCTCACCATCTGCTTATGTAACAATTATGAAGGGGTGTAACAATTACTGTTCCTACTGTATTGTTCCCTATGTGAGAGGTTCTGAGGTAAGCAGAAAATCAACAGAAATTATTGATGAGATAAAATTTTTGATAGATTCAGGAGTAAAAGAGGTAACACTGCTCGGGCAAAATGTAAACTCATACGGAAAAAACCTTGACGAAAACATCAATTTTCCCAAACTTTTATATATGATAGATAAAATTGAAGGTTTAAAAAGGCTGAGATTTGTTACATCGCATCCGAAAGATTTTTCCAGAGAAGTTATATTTGCCATGAGGGATATCGATAAGATATGCGAATTTTTACATCTCCCTCTTCAATCAGGCTCTGACAGGATCCTGCGCAATATGAACAGAAAATATGATTATATCAGTTATGCCGAGAAAATTTCACTGGCAAAAGAAGAAATACCCGGATTAAGTCTTTCATCTGATTTTATAGTCGGATTCCCCGGGGAAACGGAAAAAGACTTTGAGGACACAATTAGCGCTATTAAAGAGATTGAATATGAATCACTCTTTGCTTTCAAGTACTCACCCCGCCCCGGAACAAAAGCTGAAAAACTGGATGATACAGTTGATGACAAAGTAAAATCGGAAAGGCTGGAAAAACTTCTGAATGTACAGTCCGCCGTTACTGACAAACTTCTTAATAATTACATCGATAAAGATGCGGAAGTGTTAATTGAAGGCAAAAGCAAAAAGGATGAAAAAATATATTCGGGAAGAAACAGGCAAAACAGGATTGTAAATTTTGAAAGTGACAAAGCTTTAAGCCCGGGTGATATCGTAAATGTTAGAATCACTGATGCAAAGCGTAACAGTCTTTTCGGTGTAAACAAAGAATGCATGACAACACTAAAAAATTAA
- a CDS encoding bifunctional nuclease family protein: MFEVAVKCVMKEPLTSRYLLILESKDSSFYIPINIGVFEAEAIYTALNKIKSPRPLTYDFFKGILNVIDDIDISKITIYDVDGHVYKAKLEFAHNSKQCHVDCRPSDAIALGLRLNAPIFVEDDIVQKKKCVSKDCLQENEKIILEQLITDQATTYWNV; encoded by the coding sequence ATGTTTGAAGTAGCAGTCAAATGCGTAATGAAGGAACCTTTAACCTCAAGATACCTTCTTATACTTGAATCGAAAGACAGCAGTTTTTATATTCCCATCAACATCGGCGTTTTTGAAGCGGAAGCTATTTACACCGCACTAAACAAAATAAAATCACCCAGGCCACTTACTTATGACTTCTTTAAAGGCATTTTAAACGTTATCGATGATATTGATATCAGTAAAATAACCATTTACGATGTTGATGGTCATGTATACAAGGCAAAGCTGGAATTTGCACATAACAGCAAACAGTGTCATGTGGACTGCAGACCTTCTGACGCCATTGCACTGGGGCTAAGGCTGAATGCTCCCATATTCGTAGAAGATGATATTGTCCAAAAAAAGAAATGTGTTTCAAAAGACTGTCTCCAGGAAAATGAAAAAATAATTTTAGAGCAATTAATTACAGACCAGGCCACTACATATTGGAATGTTTAG
- a CDS encoding metallophosphoesterase family protein, translated as MPLSFIHTADLHLGRGLDHFPDNSLEIYEHLLKTIETTAIKNNIDFILFAGDIFNSLDVDISIKKRFLDLIKNLGKHNIEIFYACGNHDYFQNKFYKPFLNERNFNIFPEHWQSFERNEAVIHGYSFNKAAFKKKMLQDYTPATTDKTNIFCFHTNISEISSRHENYAPSSIQEFEKFPPNSFFGLGHIHQHNLIKEGKQTILYPGSPIPTRIIETGEKGFYLVKQNSDETFEKIFIKSGTEIAEITLDITGIEDFLEIDDIIKENMDKYTDGKNLETTIPAYLSFKITLTGKLSPELKKELVKNISENYFEREMEGVYVMDNTRSMTSPESIAEEKGLFEAMVKTYYNMEMDEVELDKNIAELLEYSGDFNFDKAKDDALLILYSMLKGDK; from the coding sequence ATGCCTCTCTCTTTTATTCACACGGCAGATTTGCATCTTGGCAGAGGGTTGGATCACTTTCCAGATAATTCACTGGAAATATATGAGCATTTATTAAAAACAATAGAAACCACAGCAATTAAAAACAATATTGACTTTATTCTTTTTGCAGGGGACATTTTTAACAGTCTTGACGTTGATATTTCAATAAAGAAAAGATTTCTTGACCTGATAAAAAATCTCGGCAAACACAATATCGAAATATTCTATGCCTGCGGAAATCATGATTATTTCCAGAATAAATTCTACAAACCTTTTCTAAATGAAAGAAATTTTAATATCTTCCCCGAACACTGGCAGAGTTTCGAGCGGAATGAAGCAGTAATTCACGGCTACAGTTTTAATAAAGCAGCGTTCAAAAAAAAGATGCTTCAGGATTATACACCTGCAACTACTGATAAAACCAACATTTTTTGTTTTCATACCAATATATCAGAAATAAGCAGCCGACATGAAAATTACGCACCTTCAAGTATTCAGGAATTCGAAAAATTTCCTCCAAACAGTTTTTTTGGTCTCGGGCATATTCATCAACACAATCTTATAAAAGAAGGCAAACAGACAATTTTATATCCGGGCTCCCCTATTCCCACAAGAATAATTGAAACGGGAGAAAAGGGATTTTACCTTGTAAAACAAAACAGCGATGAAACATTTGAAAAAATTTTCATAAAGAGCGGAACAGAAATAGCCGAGATAACATTAGATATCACAGGCATAGAGGATTTTCTCGAAATTGATGATATTATAAAAGAAAATATGGACAAATATACAGACGGGAAAAACTTAGAGACCACTATACCGGCATATTTATCTTTTAAGATAACACTCACCGGTAAGCTCTCACCTGAACTTAAAAAGGAACTCGTCAAGAATATAAGTGAAAATTATTTCGAAAGGGAAATGGAAGGTGTTTATGTCATGGATAACACCCGATCGATGACATCCCCTGAGTCAATAGCAGAAGAGAAAGGGTTGTTTGAGGCAATGGTTAAAACATACTATAATATGGAAATGGATGAAGTTGAGTTGGATAAAAATATTGCTGAGCTTTTGGAGTATTCCGGCGATTTTAACTTTGATAAAGCTAAAGATGATGCACTCCTGATTCTTTATTCAATGCTGAAGGGTGATAAGTGA
- a CDS encoding AAA family ATPase, which translates to MKTYIEKLEIDKCGILQNKTLHFSPDKINLIYGDNESGKTTLLELIRYGFYEIGKKHKINAFPDKYAEIYLNCLTQPCKVTLTDKKRTISPNDSLLNTLSENVSRENYENIFAFGQEELFNIRYKDIFGREKNAILTATGVDLETDLNKIHNELRKSYENLYKPKGRIPTINSYIAESKKLQKESKKIAAKLKENEDIFQDLESIQSELNNKRKHIKKCRDDLNELGILLQPFDTYSDIKEKEAELDSLEKSKKIDRKIYSEIQEKRNEINALLNRIEEIESRRAETEEEMKQVESKSNNINLQAAQDLLKQLEANLNIYEEENEIIRKYRKATDAINNLNEKLNINELNNSILKEDVTNRLLEINSEYQKATMQIEHTEMLLKNKKESLAIAEDKANSLLNSYETSFREIQKDHVIYEKALEILNSNEEKIKKINEGISGLESEIKEYDIELHNFLLENKYIFENTKEAAEFENDYEKITHCEENIKDLLKKTGDFSFPKNIKFTAAGILIFSILTGITNNFIFSFVIPFAVLTDIILYLFNRKRKKETKKEAVKISESFYFNTQEPYEVLNNLQKLKEKISQLVSLRKELAEKGISYENFTETLRYLSEKKSETEANRATINKLNFDKKMLESEITDAKKNIDHIMYKYDIDNENGLSGFFNKANNDFESFNTLTNEIETLESDISNFTMQIKTSKDRISSLADDLEKTFEINGQEKISIDRLNYLLSVRQEIRQSIEDIEEYEYKKKNFEDTKAFLSKSLRQMDIDTDDFKDAYANLKKLTDSEEKIVQELSNLDRQLENYSKERAVNKNKLIKNETEYKNLLQNNNLDDFYDAENAQMNYQNYHDLLNKFSNDKELFYKKYGFSVKKYEEILNKESYSSIKQQAEKKQMEMDNLNEDITRLSAEEARTKEIISHLVDSTELMENERLENYYSRKITEHLKEYITYKTAETILEKSIKRFEEESQPELLDRASDFFNILTKGRYEKIKIDIAGNLNVIDRKRNSLEANILSAGTKDQLYISLRLAYIQMLDKKFILPLIFDETIVNFDDKRQNAFLSTLRDITDSRQTIFFTCHSAVKEKFLDTFNEINLLELTQ; encoded by the coding sequence GTGAAGACATACATTGAGAAGTTAGAGATAGATAAGTGCGGGATTCTTCAAAATAAAACGCTGCATTTCAGTCCGGATAAAATTAACCTCATATACGGTGATAATGAGTCCGGCAAAACCACTCTGCTGGAATTGATACGATACGGATTCTATGAAATTGGTAAAAAACACAAAATAAACGCTTTCCCGGATAAATATGCTGAAATATATCTTAACTGCTTAACGCAACCCTGCAAAGTTACACTCACCGATAAGAAACGGACAATCTCTCCCAATGACTCCCTTCTGAACACTTTGTCCGAAAATGTTTCCAGGGAAAACTATGAAAATATATTCGCATTCGGACAGGAAGAATTGTTTAATATACGTTACAAGGATATTTTCGGAAGAGAAAAAAATGCCATTCTGACTGCTACAGGCGTGGATCTGGAGACAGATTTAAACAAGATTCACAATGAGCTGAGAAAATCATATGAAAACCTATACAAACCCAAAGGAAGAATACCTACAATCAACAGTTACATTGCCGAATCAAAAAAGCTGCAGAAGGAATCAAAGAAAATCGCAGCCAAATTAAAGGAAAATGAGGATATATTCCAGGATCTTGAGAGCATACAATCAGAACTGAATAACAAAAGGAAACATATTAAAAAGTGCAGGGATGACCTTAATGAACTTGGAATATTACTTCAACCGTTCGACACCTATTCGGATATAAAGGAAAAAGAAGCGGAACTGGACAGTCTGGAAAAATCAAAAAAAATTGACAGAAAAATATATTCGGAAATTCAGGAAAAAAGAAATGAAATCAATGCACTTCTCAATAGAATAGAGGAGATAGAAAGCAGGCGGGCTGAAACCGAAGAGGAGATGAAACAGGTAGAAAGCAAGAGCAACAATATAAACTTGCAGGCTGCACAAGATCTGCTGAAACAGCTGGAAGCAAACCTTAACATATACGAAGAGGAAAACGAGATTATCCGTAAATATAGAAAAGCCACTGATGCAATTAACAATCTAAATGAAAAACTTAATATAAATGAACTTAACAACAGCATACTGAAAGAGGATGTCACAAACCGGCTCCTTGAAATAAACAGTGAATATCAGAAAGCAACTATGCAGATTGAACACACAGAAATGCTCCTGAAAAACAAAAAAGAAAGTTTGGCTATTGCTGAAGACAAAGCAAACAGCCTTCTTAATTCCTATGAAACAAGCTTCAGGGAAATACAAAAGGATCACGTTATATACGAAAAAGCTCTGGAAATACTGAACAGCAACGAAGAAAAGATAAAGAAAATTAATGAGGGTATTTCCGGCCTGGAGTCAGAAATAAAAGAATACGATATTGAGCTTCATAACTTTCTGCTGGAAAATAAATATATATTTGAAAACACAAAAGAAGCGGCAGAATTTGAAAATGATTATGAAAAAATCACACATTGTGAAGAAAACATAAAAGATTTACTTAAAAAAACCGGTGATTTCAGCTTTCCAAAAAACATAAAATTTACTGCTGCGGGGATTCTGATATTTTCCATCCTGACGGGTATCACCAATAATTTCATTTTTTCATTTGTTATTCCGTTTGCGGTTCTTACGGATATAATTCTGTATTTATTTAACAGGAAAAGAAAGAAAGAAACTAAAAAAGAAGCCGTAAAAATCTCGGAAAGCTTCTATTTTAATACACAGGAACCCTACGAAGTTTTGAACAATCTGCAGAAATTAAAAGAAAAAATCTCTCAGCTCGTTTCACTTAGAAAGGAATTGGCTGAAAAAGGAATAAGTTATGAAAATTTCACCGAAACCCTAAGATACTTAAGTGAGAAAAAAAGCGAAACAGAAGCTAACAGGGCAACAATCAACAAACTTAATTTTGACAAAAAGATGCTGGAGTCTGAAATCACAGATGCAAAGAAAAATATCGATCATATAATGTACAAATATGATATTGACAATGAAAACGGGCTGAGCGGATTTTTTAACAAAGCCAATAACGACTTTGAATCATTCAATACCTTAACAAATGAAATAGAAACACTTGAATCTGATATCAGCAATTTTACAATGCAGATTAAAACTTCAAAAGACAGAATTTCTTCACTGGCAGATGATTTAGAAAAAACTTTTGAAATAAACGGCCAGGAAAAAATTTCTATAGACAGATTAAATTACCTTCTTTCAGTCAGACAGGAGATTAGGCAAAGTATTGAAGACATAGAAGAATATGAGTATAAAAAGAAAAATTTTGAAGACACGAAAGCTTTTTTATCTAAATCCCTGAGACAAATGGATATAGATACCGATGATTTTAAAGATGCATATGCTAATCTGAAAAAACTAACAGACAGTGAGGAAAAAATCGTTCAGGAGCTTTCAAATCTTGACCGACAGTTGGAGAATTATTCCAAAGAAAGGGCTGTCAATAAAAATAAACTGATAAAAAATGAAACTGAATACAAGAATTTACTGCAAAACAACAACTTAGATGATTTTTATGATGCTGAAAATGCACAGATGAATTATCAGAACTACCACGATCTTTTAAATAAATTCAGCAATGATAAAGAACTTTTTTATAAAAAATACGGATTCTCAGTTAAAAAATATGAAGAAATCTTAAACAAAGAAAGTTACTCCTCCATAAAACAGCAAGCAGAAAAAAAACAGATGGAAATGGACAATTTAAACGAAGATATTACCCGCTTAAGTGCAGAAGAAGCCAGAACAAAGGAAATCATTTCACATCTGGTCGACAGTACGGAGCTTATGGAAAATGAAAGACTGGAAAATTACTATTCAAGAAAAATCACCGAACACCTAAAGGAATACATAACATACAAGACAGCGGAAACAATCCTGGAGAAATCGATAAAACGCTTTGAAGAGGAAAGCCAGCCGGAACTTCTGGATAGAGCTTCTGATTTTTTCAATATTTTGACAAAAGGAAGATATGAAAAAATTAAAATTGATATAGCAGGAAACTTAAATGTGATTGACAGAAAGAGAAATTCTCTTGAAGCCAATATCCTGAGTGCCGGCACAAAGGACCAGCTGTATATATCACTCAGACTGGCTTATATTCAGATGCTTGATAAAAAATTTATACTCCCTTTAATTTTTGATGAAACCATAGTCAATTTCGATGACAAAAGACAAAACGCATTCCTGAGTACACTCAGAGATATTACAGACAGCAGGCAGACCATTTTTTTCACTTGTCACAGCGCTGTTAAGGAAAAATTTCTGGATACATTCAACGAAATAAATCTGCTGGAACTGACACAATGA
- a CDS encoding nitrilase-related carbon-nitrogen hydrolase has product MKISLLQLKIKSKPEENIDKVINKTKNLNGHIVLLPEMFTTGFDYPLINSLDEKHPEILKNLPDSNVYMGSILRKTSKGKFNSFFIKNGRNITFPYDKLHLFPLMQEEKHLMPGERLNTFTLKNILCAAGICFDIRFPEMFRYYFKKNASIIFIPSEWPSKRIKQLIRLVRARAVENQCFYVMCNAAGKTTGHHFGGMSAVFDPLGNNLNKMTAKCDEIISTEIDTNKISIAKNNIETLNHLRNDIYG; this is encoded by the coding sequence ATGAAAATATCCCTCTTGCAGCTGAAAATTAAATCCAAGCCGGAAGAAAATATTGATAAAGTCATAAATAAAACAAAAAATTTGAATGGTCATATCGTTCTGCTGCCGGAAATGTTCACCACCGGTTTCGATTACCCATTGATAAATTCCCTTGATGAGAAGCACCCGGAGATTCTGAAGAATCTGCCTGATAGCAATGTTTATATGGGCAGTATTCTTAGAAAAACGAGTAAAGGCAAGTTTAACTCATTTTTTATAAAAAACGGGCGTAACATAACCTTCCCTTATGATAAACTGCATCTGTTTCCTTTGATGCAGGAAGAGAAACACCTTATGCCGGGTGAAAGGCTGAATACGTTTACACTTAAAAACATATTATGCGCTGCCGGAATATGTTTTGATATCAGGTTCCCCGAAATGTTCCGTTATTATTTCAAAAAAAATGCTTCAATAATTTTTATACCATCTGAATGGCCTTCAAAACGCATAAAACAGCTTATAAGGCTTGTCAGAGCCAGAGCTGTTGAAAATCAGTGTTTTTATGTTATGTGTAATGCGGCTGGCAAAACAACAGGTCATCATTTTGGGGGAATGTCAGCCGTATTTGATCCTTTGGGAAACAATCTGAACAAAATGACAGCAAAATGCGACGAAATAATTTCAACTGAGATTGATACTAACAAAATCAGCATTGCCAAAAATAATATTGAAACTTTAAATCACCTTAGAAATGATATTTACGGCTGA
- a CDS encoding dihydrolipoyl dehydrogenase family protein codes for MNNTQKYDFIAIGSGVAGSTAVIECARHGLKTAIVDNKPYGGTCPLRGSDPKKILLGAAELYDWFSRMKNTGIINGDIRIDWQNLIQYKCSYTNNIPMKVEQSLKKMSIDSLSGNAEFANENTLKIGDKFYTADNILVASGSVPTKLPFNGAEMMSSSDDFLSLKTLPDKIIFVGGGFISMEFAQAAARAGAKSIIVHSGERILLGFDKELVGLLNKAAQESGIDIIVNNRVSKIETDGDTLIAHLSNSEETIRADMIVHGAGRMANVYNMNLETGNVAYDSGGIKVNEYMQNTSNSSVYAAGDVTDSEGPYLATVAAMEGRIAAENIIHGNKRKPQYENIPSVVFTIPTLASVGMQEEDAAKAGIKYNSRFQETSDWFTSYRVGEKYSGYKIITDENNTKILGAHLLGPSSEDVINLFTFAINRGITPEEMKNMVYTYPTASSDIVYML; via the coding sequence ATGAATAATACTCAAAAATATGATTTCATAGCAATCGGTTCGGGTGTTGCTGGCAGCACAGCCGTTATAGAATGTGCCCGCCACGGCCTTAAAACAGCAATTGTTGATAACAAGCCATACGGTGGTACATGTCCGTTACGGGGCAGTGATCCCAAGAAGATACTTTTGGGGGCTGCAGAACTGTACGATTGGTTCAGCAGAATGAAGAACACCGGTATTATTAACGGAGATATACGTATAGACTGGCAGAATCTTATTCAATATAAGTGCAGTTATACCAATAATATCCCCATGAAAGTGGAACAGTCTTTGAAAAAAATGTCCATAGATTCATTAAGCGGAAATGCAGAATTTGCAAATGAGAACACACTGAAAATCGGTGATAAATTTTACACAGCGGATAACATTCTTGTCGCCAGCGGTTCAGTCCCAACAAAACTGCCCTTTAATGGAGCAGAGATGATGAGCAGCAGCGATGATTTTTTATCTCTTAAAACCCTTCCTGATAAAATAATTTTTGTGGGGGGAGGTTTTATCTCAATGGAGTTTGCCCAGGCTGCTGCCAGAGCCGGGGCAAAAAGCATAATTGTTCATTCCGGGGAAAGAATTCTACTGGGGTTTGACAAAGAACTTGTGGGACTGCTTAATAAAGCTGCTCAGGAGTCAGGTATAGACATAATTGTGAATAACCGTGTTTCAAAGATTGAAACCGACGGAGATACGTTAATTGCCCACCTTTCAAATTCTGAAGAAACCATCAGAGCTGATATGATTGTACACGGTGCCGGAAGAATGGCAAATGTTTACAATATGAATCTGGAAACCGGCAACGTTGCTTATGACTCTGGAGGAATCAAGGTAAATGAATACATGCAGAATACTTCCAATTCTTCCGTTTACGCTGCCGGTGATGTGACAGACTCTGAAGGTCCTTACCTTGCAACAGTTGCAGCAATGGAAGGAAGAATTGCTGCGGAAAATATCATCCACGGCAATAAAAGAAAGCCGCAATACGAAAATATTCCATCAGTTGTCTTCACAATACCCACCCTGGCAAGTGTCGGAATGCAGGAAGAAGATGCTGCAAAAGCGGGCATAAAATATAATTCCAGATTTCAGGAAACATCCGACTGGTTTACTTCCTACAGAGTTGGAGAGAAATATTCAGGGTATAAAATCATCACTGATGAGAACAACACCAAAATTCTCGGAGCTCATTTGCTCGGTCCTTCTTCTGAGGATGTTATCAATCTTTTCACTTTTGCCATAAACCGCGGTATTACCCCTGAAGAGATGAAAAATATGGTATATACTTACCCGACCGCTTCATCAGATATAGTCTATATGCTATAA
- a CDS encoding NADH:flavin oxidoreductase translates to MDNIFRESKINNAVLSNRLIRSATWEGMCDNTGAPTEKLIKFYEEMIKGGIGLIITGYQYVKKDGQQLPGQIGIHDDSLAKSHKNLTKRIHEAKGKIFAQLVHCGGQSSSKSSGFQPSAPSALKSPQYPEKVKELTEEEIEILISSFADAAMRTKEWGYDGIQLHAAHGYLINQFLSPNTNRRNDRFGGTLHNRARFLYDIYENIREKTGNEFPIIVKLNGSDNLDGGFELDEAVKVAEKLDEMGIDAIEVSGGTPASGEKTPVRTDISESGKEGYNMHEALKIKKNVSCPVISVGGFRSYKVVEKALEQIDFVSMARPLICEADLPTIWKRKDKNTSDCISCNGCFRPGLKESGIRCVIKNP, encoded by the coding sequence ATGGACAATATTTTCAGGGAAAGTAAAATAAACAACGCGGTATTATCTAACAGACTGATACGTTCTGCAACGTGGGAAGGAATGTGTGATAATACAGGAGCACCTACGGAAAAACTAATTAAATTTTACGAAGAAATGATAAAAGGTGGAATCGGTTTGATTATCACCGGCTATCAGTATGTTAAAAAGGACGGGCAGCAGCTTCCAGGACAAATCGGAATTCATGACGACTCGCTTGCAAAAAGCCACAAAAACCTTACAAAAAGGATTCACGAGGCCAAAGGAAAAATTTTTGCGCAGCTTGTTCACTGCGGAGGACAGTCAAGCAGTAAAAGTTCCGGATTTCAGCCTTCCGCCCCATCTGCATTGAAATCACCTCAATATCCTGAAAAAGTCAAAGAGTTAACGGAGGAGGAGATTGAAATACTGATATCATCTTTTGCAGATGCTGCAATGCGCACCAAAGAATGGGGCTACGACGGTATTCAGCTTCATGCCGCACACGGGTATCTTATAAATCAGTTTTTGTCACCCAATACCAACAGAAGGAATGACAGGTTTGGCGGTACATTACATAACCGTGCACGATTTTTGTATGATATTTATGAAAATATCAGGGAAAAAACTGGTAATGAATTCCCGATTATTGTAAAGCTTAACGGTAGTGACAACTTGGATGGAGGATTTGAACTGGATGAAGCTGTTAAGGTTGCAGAAAAGCTTGATGAAATGGGCATAGACGCCATTGAGGTCAGCGGAGGAACCCCCGCTTCCGGTGAAAAAACACCGGTAAGAACAGATATCAGTGAATCGGGGAAAGAAGGATATAACATGCATGAAGCATTAAAAATCAAGAAAAATGTATCGTGTCCTGTTATATCAGTCGGCGGTTTCAGGAGTTATAAAGTAGTTGAAAAGGCTCTTGAGCAAATCGATTTTGTTTCAATGGCAAGGCCGCTGATATGCGAAGCCGATCTGCCTACTATCTGGAAAAGGAAAGATAAAAACACCTCAGACTGCATAAGCTGCAACGGCTGTTTCAGACCGGGTTTAAAAGAAAGCGGCATAAGATGTGTGATAAAAAACCCGTGA
- a CDS encoding isochorismatase family protein gives MNYELEEMDVNYFGLDKRKTALLIIDVQEKLTPVMKKDVYEKIKNNILILAKGANKLNIPIFYTQQYTKGLGETDPDIKKELNDATFYEKTSFSCCGEDTFLDSFMEMDFESVIVAGMETHICVLQTVTDLVANGMAVHVAADAVCSRDKFNWKFGLEFMKDAGAIITVTETALFQLLGKAGTENFKYISKLVK, from the coding sequence ATGAATTATGAACTTGAAGAAATGGATGTGAATTATTTCGGGCTTGATAAAAGAAAGACGGCATTACTTATTATTGATGTTCAGGAGAAGCTTACTCCCGTTATGAAAAAGGATGTGTATGAAAAGATAAAAAATAATATATTAATACTTGCCAAAGGTGCCAACAAACTGAACATTCCCATATTCTATACTCAACAGTATACAAAAGGGCTGGGAGAGACCGATCCAGATATCAAAAAAGAGCTGAATGATGCAACATTTTATGAAAAAACGTCTTTCTCCTGCTGCGGCGAGGACACGTTTCTGGACAGTTTTATGGAAATGGATTTTGAGTCGGTGATTGTTGCAGGAATGGAAACCCATATTTGTGTTTTGCAAACGGTAACGGATCTTGTTGCCAACGGTATGGCGGTTCATGTGGCGGCAGATGCTGTTTGTTCAAGAGATAAATTTAACTGGAAGTTCGGACTGGAGTTTATGAAAGATGCCGGTGCTATAATTACAGTAACGGAAACGGCACTTTTCCAGCTTCTGGGCAAAGCCGGAACGGAGAATTTTAAATATATCTCAAAGCTTGTGAAATAA